DNA from Sphingomonas psychrotolerans:
GCGATGCGCGCCGCGGTCGACGCAGTGGTGGTCGAGGAGAATCAGAAACTCGACCGCTGGCTGGTGCTGCTTACCATCGCGATCTCGGGCGGGCCGTTCATCGGTCTGCTCGGCACCGTGCTGGGCGTGATGAACACCTTTGCCGGTGTCGCGCTGGCAGGCGACGTCAACGTCAACGCGATCGCCCCCGGCATCGCCGCGGCGCTGATGGCGACGATCGCCGGCCTCGCCTGCGCGATCCCGTCGCTGTTCGGGTACAATTATCTAAACAGCCGGATCTCGGCGCTCTCGGACGAGATGCGCGTCTTCGTCGACCGGCTGATCACGCGCCTCGCCGAGATGCAGACCGAGGGCAGCCCTGCGCCGGCGGCTGCGCTCCAGGCGGCCGAATAGGCGCGGAAAGGGGAGACCAGTCATGCAGATCAACAAGGGCCGCAAGGCATATGACGACATCAACATCACCCCGATGCTCGATCTCGCTTATGTTCTGCTCGTCATCTTCATCCTGATGGCGACCGCCTCGGTGCAGGGGATCAAGGTCGACCTGCCCAAAGCGAGCGCGGCGCAGAGCCTCGTCCAGCCCAAGACGATCGCGATCACCGTAACCAATGACGGACAGATCTTCATGGATGCCTTTCCGGTGACGCTCGCCGATCTCGAGACGCGGCTGCGCAGCGCCAAGGCGAGCAATCCCGACGTGCCGATCGTGCTCAAGGGCGACCAGACCGCGCAATATGGCAAGGTGACGCAGGTTCTGGACCTGTGCCGTCAGCTCGACCTCAACAAGGTGGGGCTCGTCACCGGCAAGCCCGCCAGCGCGTCCTGAGATCGGCGAGACGCGCGCATGACCACGATGCAGCCCCCGGGCTACGAGGCCTTCGAGGACCGATCGGCGGTCCGCGAAGCGCTGCCCTATGGCGTGGCGGTGCTGTTGCTCGGGCTGCTCGCCTGGTTCGTCTACAGCCAGCTCACCGCAGTGAGCGGGGTGCGGGTCACCGAGGATTCTAAGTCAGTGGTCGACGTGGTTCCGCTGCCGCCGCCACCGCCCCCGCCGCCGCCGGAACTCAAGGAAAAACCCCCCGAGCCGACCGAGCAGCCGCAGCCCTCACCGGCCGAGGCGCAAAAAGCGCAGCAGCCGCAGCCCGAGGCGGCACCGGTCTCGATCAATGCCCCCGCCGAGTCGGGGAGCGACGCTTTCGGCCTGCGCGCGGGTTCGGGCGGCGGGATCGGCGCGCCGTCGAGCGGCGGGACCTGCCTCGGGAGCAATTGCGGCGCCAAGGCGGGCGGCGGCGGCATGGGGCTGGGCATTTATCGCAGCTACCTGAGCACCGCGCTGCAGCGACGCGTGTCGGGCGACGACCGGCTCAATCGGCTCGTCTTCTCGGCCGATTTGCTGCTGACGGTCGACGCCCAGGGACAGGTGACCGGCGCGCGGCTGGTCGAGGCGCGCGGTCGCGACGACCAGGCGACGTTGCAGCGGCTGGTGGAGGTGCTGCGCGGGGCGCGGCTCGATCCGCCGCCGCCAGCAATGTCCTTTCCATACAAGATCACGGTTCGAGGGCGGCGCGCGCTCTGAGCGACGCCGCGAACAAAAGGGAATGGGAATGTCAGGGCATCGAAACTTTGGCCGACTGATGCGCAATTGGCGATGCGGCGTAGCCGTCGTCGCCGTGTTGGCAGCGGCGCCCGCGCTGGCGCAGGAAGCGCCGCGGTCGGACAGCGCGATGGTGAACCTCGTCCGGCTGCTGACCGAGCAGGGGGTGCTGACGCCCGAAAAGGGCAAGGAATTGATGGATCAGGCGCAAGCCGAGGCCGCACAGGCGCGCGCCGAGCTGGCGCAGGCCGCGCCGGCTCCGAACCAGCAGGCCGCCGCGGAACTGCCCCCGCCGCCGCCCGGCACCGTGCGCGTCCCCTATGTTCCCGAGACGGTCCGCACGCAGATCAAGAACGAGTTGCGCACCGAAGTGATGGCGCAGGCGAGGACCGAAGGCTGGGCGGCGCCCGACAAGGCCGCCCCCGACTGGGTCGACAATATCCGCATCCACGGCGACTTCCGCTTCCGTTCGGCCTCGGCCTTCTACGCAGCGGACAATTCGCCCGATTATATCGACGTGCCCGAATTCAACGAGACGGGGCCGATCGACCTGACCCGGCAGCTCGCGCCCCGGCTCAACACGACGCGCGACAAGCGCAACAACATGCAGATCCGCGCGCGGATCGGACTTGAGGCGACGATCGCCAACCGGTTCCAGCTCGGCTTCCAGCTCGCGACCGGCGACGATCCCGGGCCGATCTCGACCAATGCGACGCTCACCGGCGGCTTCCGCAAGCGCGACCTCTGGCTCCAGAACGCCTATGTGAAGGGCGAGCTGGTGCCCGGGCTGACCGCGATGCTCGGCCGGTTCGACAATCCGTTCCGCACCACCGATCTGATGTTCGATCCCGATCTCGCGCTCGACGGGCTCTATGGCGAGGCCAATTTCGCCAAATTGTTCGACCAGGGCGACGACTTCACCGTGGCGGTGCGCGGCGGCGCGTTCCCGATCATGTTCGAGGATTCGGATTACCCTTCGACTTCGTCGGACAAGCGCAACTTCCGCGACCGCTATCTGTTCAGCGGCCAGCTCGAACTCGCCAGGAAGTTCGATAACGGCGTCGAGGCGCACCTTGCAGGCGCCTATCACAACTTCACCTATCTGCGCGGCCATGTCTCGGCACCGTGCGACATCTATTCGGTCGAGAATGTCGAATGCTCGACCGACGCGCTGCGGCCGCTCTACGCCACCAAGGGCAACACGCTGATGTTCCTGCGGCGGTTCGACACGACCGCCAATCCCGATCCGAACGATCCGCGCCAGCCGCAATATCTGGGCCTCAAATTCGCCTATCGCGTGCTCGACGTGAACGGATCGGTGAGCGTGCCGATCTCCGATGGCGTGATCGCGAGGCTGGGCGGCAATTACCTCTACAATTTCGGCTTCGACCGGAAGAATATCTGCGCTGAAGGCCCCGACGGCGCGCCGCTGAACAATGTCGTGCTGTCGGATCCAGTCAATGATCCGCTGCAGGGCGCCTGCGACGTGACCGGCCCGGCGCGCTTCGTCGGCGGCAATCAGGGCTATGGCGGCTATCTCTCGATCGGCGATCCCAACCTGTTCAGCGTCAATCCGCGCCGCGCGTACAAAGGCGCCTGGGCGATCAATCTCGCGTATAAATATCTCGAGAGCGACGCCGTCCCGGACAGCTTCACCGATTCAGATTTCCATCTCGGCGGCACCAATGCGCAAGGCTATGTCATCGGCGGCGCCTGGTCGCCGTTCGACGGCATTGCGATCGGTGCGCGCTGGTTGAGCGCCAACGAGATCGTCGATGCGCCGCTGGCGATCGATGTGCTCCACGTCGATCTCGGCGTGGCCTTCTGATGACCTGCCGTCCCGCCGCGCCGCGCCGATGCGATCCGGCCTGCCGGATCCGGCCAGCCCCGGGCGGGCGGGCCATCCTCTCCCTGTTGCTCAACGATTCTCGGGCTGGAGTCCTGCAATGACCATTCGTCGCGTCCCATCGTCCGGCCGCGCTCGCCGCCACTTGCTGCTGCTCGGCGCGAGCGTCGCGACGCTGGCCTGCAGTCTCGGCAGCACGCCGGCGGGCGCCCAGACGATGGGCGCGATGCTCCGCCAGCAGGCCGGCGCGCCGCGGCCGCAGGCGCAGCAGCCCAGCGCGGCGCCGCTGCGCTCGCCGACGATGCAGGGGGCGCTTGCGCGTCAGCGCTCGACCCAGTCGCGGATCGCGCAGATCCGCACCTATGCCAGTGCGTTGCGTCAGGCAGTCACGCGCACCGGCGCGAGCGATGGCCTTTCGCCCGACGGCCTCGATCCGACCGAGGCGATCCGCGAGGCGATCGCAGCCACCAGGGCCGGCGATACTGCGCGCGCCAACCAGCTCCTCGTCAGCGCCGGCGCGGCGAACGACACGACGGGGCTCAAGACGTGGGAAGGCGCCGGGCTGCCGAGCCAGAGCGTGGTCGACGGACGCACCGTCGTCATGATCGACCAGACCAAAGAGCGCGCGTTGCTGTCGTGGAACAAGTTCAACGTGGGCGCGAACACGACGCTGCAATTCAACCAGAAAGAGAATGGCGTCGCGCGGCCGGGCTGGGTCGCGGTCAATCGAGTCACCAACGCGACCGATCCCAGCCTGATCCTCGGCAATCTCAAGGCCGACGGTACTGTCGTGGTGCTCAACCGCGCCGGCATCATCTTCGGCAAGAACAGCCAGGTGAACACCCGTTCGTTGCTCGCCAGCACGCTCGAGCTCGGCAATGCCGTCATTTTGACGCAGGGCGTGGGAACCCGCGTCGCTTCGATCAGGGATCGCAACAGCTATTATTTCGAGAACGGCCTGTTCGCCCCTGCGAACCGCACGGCCGACCGCACCAGCGAAAGCGACGGTGCGGCTTTGCTCGTCTCCGGGATCGCCGAGCAGAATGGCGGGGATGTGCGGTTCGTGAGCGCTGTAGAGGGCGGTATCGTCGTCGATAGCGGCGCGCAGCTGAGCATGGCAACGGGCGGATTCCTCATCCTGGCGGCACCCGAGATCCGTAGCGCGGGCAGGCTGAGCGCGGTCGAAGGCCAGGTCAGCCTGCAGGCCGGCCGGGCAGTGAGCTTCATCGAATCCACCGGCGCTGCGACCGGCGCCGATCCCTATGTGCGCGGCTACAAGCTCAACAGCTTTTTCTATGGCATCGGCAGCAACCCGCAGCTGCCGCGCGACCCGCTGCCCGGCGACGGCAGGATCATCGTCGACGGCATCATCGTCTCCCGCCGGGGCTATCTGTCGCTCGGCACCAGCCCCTATGGCTCGATCGAGAGCCACGGACTTCTCTCCACCACGACCAGCGTCTCGCGCAACGGCAAGATCTCGATCACCGGCGGCAACATCCTGCTCGCCGGCGCCGCCGACCCCGGCAAGGCGAGCGGGATCGAGATGATCGCCGACGACAATGGCGAGACGATTCCGCAAGGTTCGGCGAGCGAGCCGGCCACCTTCAAGGCATCGCAGCTCGAGATCGGCACCCAGGTCCAGGTCCCCAACGTGCCCGTCGGGAGCTTGCTGTCCACCAATTTCACCATGGGGCAAAACGCGCTGATCTATGCGCCGGGAGCCAATGTCACGGTGGGGGCCACCGTGGGCGCGGCGGCGCTTGGCGCGGTCAGTGGTCTGGCGTTCGGCCGGATCGAGATCGCAAGCGGCGCGACGATCGACGTCAGCGGCTACAAGGACGTTCAGCTCGCCGCGTCGCGCAATTCGATTGAAATCACGCCGGTCAAGCGCAACGAACTGCGCGACACGCCCAATTATCGCGAAGTGGCGCTCGACGGCAATTTCACTCTCAACGGCGCGACTTTGTATGTCGATCCGCGACTCTCGGGGGTGCGCGAGGACGGCGTCGCGTGGGTCGGCTCGCCGCTGATTGAGGCCGGCAGCCTGGCGGGGCAGATCGGCGTCACGGCGCAGGAGTTCATGACCAGGGGCGGCAGCGTCAGCCTGCTGACGTCGGACCTGAGCCCGCGCGACAATCTCTCGGCCTCCACGGCCCCGAGCATCCATATCGCACGAGACGCGACGATCGACTTCTCCGGGGGGTGGGTCAATTATGCGGCCGGAACGGTGCGGACCAGCCGCCTGGTCACCGATGACGGCCGGATCGTGGATATCGGCAAGGCCGATCCGAACGACCATTATGTCGGCGTGGTCGACGGCTTCATCGAGGTCCAGCCGCGCTTCGGCGTGCTGCGCACCTATCTCAACGCCTCGGGGCAAGGGCTGCGCTTCGATGCGGCCTATGACGAGGGGCGTGATGCGGGCAGGCTGACGATCAGCGCGCCGGCAGTCGCGGTCGACGGCAGTTTCTATGGCAATTCCTTTGCCGGTGCGCGCCAGATTGCCGCCGGCGTGCGGCCGAGCCTCGCGAGCACCCTCGCCGGAGACGGCAGGCGGTTCCAGCGCTCGCGTTATGAGTTGCCCACGGCCGGCAGCGTTTCGTTCAAGACGCTGGGCGACATGCTGGTCTATCATGGCGAGCGCGGCGCGGCGGAATCGAACCGGGCCGAATTGCTGCTGAGCGACACGATGTTGAGCGGCGCCGGACTGTCGGCGCTTTCGCTCGAGGCGACGGGATCGGTTACCTTTGCCGGCGGCAATCCGTTCACGCTTCAGGCGGCCGATGCGCTGCGGATCACCGGCGCGTCGAAACTCGCGCTGGCACCGGGCGGGGCACTGACGGTTCTGGCCGGGCGGACGATCCGGTTCGACGGGACGGTCACGGCCAATTCGGGATCGATCGATGCAACTACGCGGACCAATACCGTTCGCGACGGCCTTCCCGGACCCAATGGGTCGGCGTTCCGCACCGGACTGTACGGCACCGGCCTCGGCGACGACCTCGCGCGGCTTTATGCCGCCGATCCCGGAGCGCTCAATCCCTATGACGTGGTCGTCACGGGGACGCTCTCGACCGCCGGCCTGTGGGTCAACGACTATGCCGAACAGGGCGCGCCGCGCGGCGGCGCGTTCAGCGATGGCGGCAGCATCCGCCTGACCGCCGCGCCGAACTTCCTCTCGGCGATCGGCACCAGCCTCGATACCGCGACGCAGGCAGTCGACCTGAGCGGAAGCATTCGCGTCAGCGGGACGCTGAACGTGATGTCGGGCGGCTATGTCACGGCCACCGGAAGCCTGCTTCTCGATGGCATGGGCGGCGACGTCTCGCTGGTGGCGGCGACTCGCTATGCTTCCACGTCGTTGACCGACAGCGGCCGGCTGACCGCGGGCGATCCTGCCTATTCCAACATTCCGCTAGGTGGCGAGGGGAGCCAATCGGTCGACTTCACGCCGCTTCCGGTCGGCACGCCGTTCGGGCTGGCGGTGCTGCCGACTCTCGTGCCGGACCCACGCACGACCGTCGACATCGGCGGCGCCTCTATCCTCGGTTTCGGGTTCGGCGGCGGCGGAACCTTCGCGCTCGTCGCGCCCGATATCAGCTTCGGCTCGGACAACCATGCCGGGGCGACGCATATCGGTTTCGACTTCTTCCAGAAGACCGGTTTCGGCACGCTCGACCTCAGCAGCTACCGGTCGAAGATCGTCGACGACGTCTTCACCAATGGGCGCGCCGGCAAGTCCGCCTTCCTCGAGACGACGCGGTTCGAAGTGCGTGGGGGCGAGACGCTCGATCTGACCCAGTGGCTGCTTCCCGCGGTTCTGACCGCCGACCAGTCGCTCGCGCTCAGGACGCTCGGCACCGGTGCTGACCTGTCGGGCCAGTCGTTCCTCGCGCCCTCGCGGATGGACGCGGCCTGGGATCGCAAGGCGGCGCATCTGGTGCTCGGCGGGCTCACCGAGTTCGACGTGCTCGCGGGCGGCACGATCACCGGCGCGGCCGAGGCGAGCCTGACTGTCGCCAAGCTCTATAATGGCGGCACGATCGCGCTTCGCGGCGGTACGATCTCGCAACGCAACGATCTACCCAACGATCTCGTGGTGGGCGGCCTCGGCGTGCGCGCCGCCGATCTCGGCGGCAACGGCATCGCCGAGGCGTTCGGCGGGGGAACCGATGCGCTCGGGCGCTTCGACGAGAATGCGCGCAACGCCGCCGGGGTGACCGATCCCGCGTCCGCCGGGCGCATCATCACCAATGCCGAGCTCGTCTCGCGCGATGGCGCCGACCGGCTGATCTATTTCCTCGGGCGGCTGAGCGCCGCGCAGGGCATCCTGCTCGACAATGGCAGCGTGACCGATCTGTCGGGCGTCGCTTTGCTCAATCCGCGCGCGCCGTTTCAACCCGGCGGTGCCCAGATCCGGGTCGGCCGCGTCCTCGACGGGGGCAGCATCTTGCTGCGTGCCGGTGAGATCGCCAGCCGCACGACGCGCTTCGGCGTCAACACATCGGTGCTCGATTCGAACAGCTTCGTCCGCGCCGACGGCGCCAGGCTCGACATCAGCGGGACGAGCGCCTTTCTCGACCAGCCGACCGGGCTCGGCAATTTCGCGCCGTATCTCGAATGGAGCGCGGCGGGGACGATCTCGGCGCTGGGCGGCGGATCGCTCGGCACCACGCCGATCGACGCGCATGGCGGAGTCGCGCAGGCGCAGGGCGGCACGCTCGAATGGCTGCGGCCGACCCTCGGCGCGAATGCGAACGGCGGCGCCGACTATCTCTATGCCGGCACCGTGGCGGCGAGCGGCTTCGACAGCCTGATCGCGCGCAACGCGCTGACGCTCGACGGCGATTTCTCGCTGTCGCTGCGCAAGTCGCTGATGGTGTTGTCGCAGGATCCGACGGAGGGCGCGCCGATTCGTCCCGACGCCGACGTCTATATCTCGGCCACGCAGGGGACGCGTGCGGCGGTGGCGGCCTCCTATATCCGCTTCGCCAGCCGGCTGGGCGACCCGTTGTTCGAGATCCACCCGGCTGTGGCCGGCGACGCGCAGGTGACCTTCGCCGCGGGCGGCCAGGGCATCGACCTCGTCGGCGCCATCGCCATGGATCGCTCGATCGCCTCGGTGGCGCTGCGCAGCCCGGGCGACGTCCGGCTGATCGGGGTGAACGATCGCGGCGCGGGCGAGTTCGCCTATAACGGCCAGTTCGTCGTCAATGGCGACCTGCTGATCGACGCGCGCCGGACCTATGCCACGACGGGCACGGGCAATCTGCAGGCGCTGCTCGAAGGCCGGCCGGAGGCCTTTTCGAGGCCCTATACCCTCGCAGCGCTCGGCGATCACAGCATCACGTTCGGCAACAGCTATCTCGACGCGAGCGCGCCGCCGCCCTTGTCCGCAGGGACGCATCTGCGCATTCTCGCCGCGCGGATCGAACAGAATGGCTATCTCGCGGCGCCTTTGGGTCTGCTCGAGCTCGGCTCGAACACGGCCACGACGGTCCGTTCGGCTTCTATCCTGCCGACCCGATCGGTGACCCTGGGCGCGGGCAGCGTCACCACCGTCTCGGGCGCCGGCCTCAAGGTCCCCTATGGCACCACCACCGATCTGATCGAATATTATTTCCCGACCATCGCGACGCCGATCACCCGACTCCCGACCGGACAGCTCAATCTCGCCGCGGCCGCGATCGTCGAGCAGGCCGGCGCCCGGATCGACGGGCGCGGCGGCGGCGACGTCTTTGCGTACGAATTCCAGTCGGGAGTGGGTGGCTCGCGCGACGTGCTCGATCGGATCAACCGCGATCCGTACAGCAGCAACCATTTCGATCCGGTCACCGGCCGCGGCTATCAATATGCTGACCGTCGCCAGGTCTTCGCCTTGGTGCCGGTGAGTCAGGCCGGCAAGATTGCGGCCTATGACCCGCTTTATTCGGCCGATTACGGCAGCGCGGGCTCGGTCGATCTCTATGGCGCGAATGCCGGTATGACGGTGAAGCTCGACGGCGCGCCCGGCGTGCCGGCGGGCGAGTATCTGCTCGTTCCGGCTAAATACGCGCTGGCGATCCCGGGCGCGTTGCGCCTCGTCGAGAATACGGGAAGCGGCGCGCCGCTGCCGGGGCAGAGCGCGACGATGCTCGACGGCAGCGTCGTCGTCGGCGGCACCTATGGCTATGCCGACACCGGCATCGCGGAATCGACGCGCCACGCGTTCACCGTGCAAAGCCGTGACAGCTTCCTCAAATATTCGAACATCGTCACGACGAGCGGCTCCAACACGCTGGTAAAGAATGCCTCCGACAAGGGCGTGGCCCGGCCGCGCCTGCCGCTCGATGCCGCGCGGGTGATCCTCAGCCCGCTCACCGAGCTTCGTATCGCCGGAGTGTTCGATACGCGCGCGGCCGAGGGCGGGCAGGGCGGCCAGTTCGACCTGCTCGGCACGAACGTCGTCATCGCCGCGGACGACAGCCAGCAGACTCCCGGCGCGCTGACGGTCGGCGCCTCGACTCTGGCGAGCCTCGGCGCGACCAGCCTGCTAATTGGCGGTCAGCGCAGCGACGGTGCCGATGGCACCACCGCGATCCATCCCAGCGCCGGGTCGATCCTGATCAAAAGCGGCGTGACGCTAGACACCCCCGAGCTGCTGCTCGCGGTCGGCGGCACCGGTTCGGCGCTGACGATCGAAGACGGCGTGACGCTCAAGGCGAGCGGCGCGCTCGGGACACAGCCGGCGACCGGTTATACCGCATCGACCGCGGGCTCGCTGCTACGGCTAGCCAATGGCGCTGAGCGCCTCGTCTCGCGCTCCGCCACCGGCGGGTCGTCGATCAATATCGGCGCGGCAAGCATCAGCGGCACGTCACTGGCGCTGGACACCAGCGGAACCTTCGCGGTCGCCGATCAGGCGGCGATCGCCGCGGATCGGATCGCGATCAGCGGCAGCGCGCTTCAGTTCGATTCGAGCGCGCAGGCGGCGGGGCAACCCGGCATCATCGGCGCGGCGCTCGAGGCGAAGCTCGCCGCGGCGCGACAGCTTACCGTGCGTTCGCCGGGCGCCATCCGCTTCTCGGCCGGGACCCATCGCTTCAACGGCCTTGTCCTCGATACCGCGACGCTCGCCGCCGTCGCCGATACCGCGGCCGACGGCGCAGTGACGATCGATGCGGGCGATGTCCGCCTGCTCAATGCGGGTAATGGCGCGGACGGCTGCCGCGTGGCGGGCTTCTGCGGCGCGGCGAGCGCGCTGACGCTCAACGCCGCGACGCTCAGCTTCGGCGCCAACGCCGTGCGGGCTTCGGGCTTCGCCGACTCGGTGACGCTCGCCGCGACCGGCGGCATCTATGTCGAGGGCAAGGGCTCCTTCTCGGCGGGCAACGCCGCGCTCGCGTTGCGTGCGCCCTTCCTCGCCGATCGCGCACTGTCCGCCGATCCGCGCGCGCAGAAGGTGCGGCCCGAATACAGTTTCCTCACCAACGCCGGCTTCACGCTATCCGCGCCGGCGGGCGCGTCCGCATCGACGCCGAGCGGCAATGCCGCGCCGGGCGCCAGCATCAGCATCGGCACGAAGGACGCTCCGGTGCTTTCGGCGAAGATCGTCGGCAGCCTGATCCGCGCATCGTCCGGCATCATCGATGTCGAGGCGAAGGGCGACATCGCCTTGACGGGTGCGACACTCTCGACGCCGGGCTATGAAAAGACCTTCGGAGAC
Protein-coding regions in this window:
- a CDS encoding ExbD/TolR family protein, whose translation is MQINKGRKAYDDINITPMLDLAYVLLVIFILMATASVQGIKVDLPKASAAQSLVQPKTIAITVTNDGQIFMDAFPVTLADLETRLRSAKASNPDVPIVLKGDQTAQYGKVTQVLDLCRQLDLNKVGLVTGKPASAS
- a CDS encoding energy transducer TonB codes for the protein MTTMQPPGYEAFEDRSAVREALPYGVAVLLLGLLAWFVYSQLTAVSGVRVTEDSKSVVDVVPLPPPPPPPPPELKEKPPEPTEQPQPSPAEAQKAQQPQPEAAPVSINAPAESGSDAFGLRAGSGGGIGAPSSGGTCLGSNCGAKAGGGGMGLGIYRSYLSTALQRRVSGDDRLNRLVFSADLLLTVDAQGQVTGARLVEARGRDDQATLQRLVEVLRGARLDPPPPAMSFPYKITVRGRRAL
- a CDS encoding putative porin, encoding MRNWRCGVAVVAVLAAAPALAQEAPRSDSAMVNLVRLLTEQGVLTPEKGKELMDQAQAEAAQARAELAQAAPAPNQQAAAELPPPPPGTVRVPYVPETVRTQIKNELRTEVMAQARTEGWAAPDKAAPDWVDNIRIHGDFRFRSASAFYAADNSPDYIDVPEFNETGPIDLTRQLAPRLNTTRDKRNNMQIRARIGLEATIANRFQLGFQLATGDDPGPISTNATLTGGFRKRDLWLQNAYVKGELVPGLTAMLGRFDNPFRTTDLMFDPDLALDGLYGEANFAKLFDQGDDFTVAVRGGAFPIMFEDSDYPSTSSDKRNFRDRYLFSGQLELARKFDNGVEAHLAGAYHNFTYLRGHVSAPCDIYSVENVECSTDALRPLYATKGNTLMFLRRFDTTANPDPNDPRQPQYLGLKFAYRVLDVNGSVSVPISDGVIARLGGNYLYNFGFDRKNICAEGPDGAPLNNVVLSDPVNDPLQGACDVTGPARFVGGNQGYGGYLSIGDPNLFSVNPRRAYKGAWAINLAYKYLESDAVPDSFTDSDFHLGGTNAQGYVIGGAWSPFDGIAIGARWLSANEIVDAPLAIDVLHVDLGVAF